A single region of the Rickettsiales bacterium genome encodes:
- a CDS encoding DUF262 domain-containing protein produces MSKKITEDMRDRAEEQIRKMQKEVSFDTKDYPIEVLVNNFKEGDFYIPEYQRNFIWDDGKKNRFIESVLLGLPIPFMFFSDNEDGRYEIIDGAQRTSTLEEFLDNDLILNNLEKLNSLNGFTFENLPEFFKRKLKKKTMRIIVLGEETTIETKQDIFNRINTGGAKALPSEIRRGSYVGPFMDFISQCAEDKLFNELCPISKTMKKRYEDSELVIRFFAYLNNYKKFDHSVKDFLDEFVEQHKDNFNEEKFKKEFNNMLEFVNKHFPYGFRKTMNAKSTPRVRFEAISVGVALALRENPNLTPKSMEWLDSQEFKKHTTTHSSNSQTRVSGRIEYVRDTLMEG; encoded by the coding sequence ACCGAGCAGAAGAGCAAATTAGAAAAATGCAAAAAGAAGTAAGTTTTGATACAAAAGATTATCCAATTGAGGTACTAGTAAATAATTTTAAAGAAGGAGATTTTTATATACCTGAATATCAAAGAAATTTTATTTGGGATGATGGTAAAAAGAACAGATTTATTGAATCAGTTCTGTTAGGGTTACCAATTCCTTTTATGTTTTTTTCAGATAATGAGGATGGTAGATATGAGATTATAGATGGTGCTCAAAGAACAAGTACTCTTGAAGAATTTCTAGATAATGATTTAATCTTAAATAATTTAGAAAAATTAAATTCGCTTAATGGATTTACGTTTGAAAACTTGCCTGAATTCTTTAAAAGAAAATTAAAGAAAAAAACAATGAGAATAATTGTGTTAGGAGAAGAAACAACTATTGAAACTAAGCAAGATATTTTTAATAGAATTAATACTGGAGGAGCAAAAGCTCTTCCAAGCGAGATACGTAGAGGTAGTTATGTAGGTCCATTTATGGATTTTATATCACAATGTGCTGAAGATAAGTTGTTTAATGAGTTATGCCCTATAAGTAAAACTATGAAAAAGAGATATGAAGATTCTGAATTGGTTATAAGATTTTTTGCTTACCTAAATAACTATAAAAAATTTGATCATAGTGTAAAAGATTTTTTAGATGAATTCGTAGAACAACATAAAGATAATTTTAATGAAGAAAAATTTAAAAAAGAATTTAATAATATGCTAGAATTTGTAAATAAACATTTTCCATATGGATTCAGAAAAACTATGAATGCAAAGTCAACTCCAAGAGTTAGATTTGAAGCAATATCTGTGGGAGTTGCATTAGCTTTAAGAGAGAATCCAAACTTGACACCAAAATCAATGGAATGGCTTGATTCACAAGAATTTAAAAAACATACGACCACTCATTCAAGTAATTCTCAGACAAGAGTATCAGGTAGAATAGAATATGTTAGAGATACATTGATGGAAGGATAG